From the Pseudomonas sp. SORT22 genome, one window contains:
- a CDS encoding class II fumarate hydratase — protein MSRIETDSLGQVEVPDQAYWGAQTQRSLINFAIGKERMPLAVLHALALIKKAAARVNNRNGDLAADIARLIEQAADEVLDGQLDDQFPLVVWQTGSGTQSNMNVNEVIAGRANELAGNGRGGKTPVHPNDHVNRSQSSNDCFPTAMHIAAAQAVQHKLLPAITELSSGLAELSARHQHLVKTGRTHMMDATPITFGQELSAYVAQLDYAQRAIRSALPAVCELAQGGTAVGTGLNAPHGFAEAIAAELAALSGLPFVTAPNKFAALAGHEPLTTLAGGLKTLAVALMKLANDLRLLGSGPRGGIAEVRLPANEPGSSIMPGKVNPTQCEALSMLACQVLGNDTAIGFAASQGHLQLNVFKPVIIHNLLQSIELLADGCSNFQQHCIAGIEPDPEQMAAHLERGLMLVTALNPHIGYDKAAEIAKKAYSEGTTLREAALSLGYLSNEQFDQWVRPEKMLEPGAKG, from the coding sequence ATGAGCCGTATCGAAACTGACAGCCTGGGGCAGGTCGAAGTTCCTGACCAGGCCTACTGGGGTGCCCAGACGCAACGCTCGCTGATCAACTTTGCCATCGGCAAGGAACGCATGCCGCTGGCGGTGTTGCATGCCCTGGCACTGATCAAGAAAGCCGCGGCACGGGTCAACAACCGCAACGGAGACCTCGCGGCGGACATCGCCCGGCTGATCGAACAAGCCGCCGACGAAGTGCTCGACGGGCAACTGGACGACCAGTTTCCGCTCGTCGTCTGGCAGACCGGCAGTGGCACCCAGAGCAACATGAACGTCAACGAAGTGATCGCCGGTCGTGCCAACGAACTGGCCGGCAATGGCCGTGGCGGCAAAACGCCAGTACACCCCAACGATCACGTCAACCGCTCGCAAAGTTCCAACGACTGCTTCCCCACCGCCATGCACATCGCCGCCGCCCAGGCCGTGCAGCACAAGCTGCTGCCGGCGATCACCGAACTGTCGTCGGGGCTGGCGGAACTCTCGGCGCGCCACCAGCACCTGGTGAAAACCGGTCGCACCCATATGATGGACGCCACACCGATCACCTTCGGCCAGGAACTCTCGGCCTATGTCGCCCAGCTCGACTACGCCCAGCGGGCGATTCGTTCGGCCTTGCCGGCGGTGTGCGAGCTGGCCCAGGGCGGCACCGCCGTCGGCACCGGGCTGAACGCCCCGCACGGCTTTGCCGAAGCCATCGCCGCCGAGCTCGCCGCGCTTTCCGGCCTGCCGTTTGTTACCGCACCGAACAAGTTCGCCGCCCTGGCCGGGCATGAACCGCTGACCACCCTCGCCGGCGGCCTGAAAACCCTCGCCGTGGCCCTGATGAAACTGGCCAACGACCTGCGCCTGCTCGGCTCCGGGCCGCGCGGCGGGATTGCCGAAGTACGCCTGCCGGCCAACGAACCGGGCAGCTCGATCATGCCCGGCAAGGTCAACCCGACCCAGTGCGAGGCCCTGTCGATGCTGGCCTGCCAGGTGCTGGGCAACGACACCGCGATCGGCTTTGCGGCAAGCCAGGGGCACTTGCAGTTGAACGTGTTCAAGCCGGTGATCATCCACAACCTGCTGCAGTCCATCGAACTGCTGGCCGACGGTTGCAGCAACTTCCAGCAGCACTGCATTGCCGGGATCGAACCGGATCCCGAACAGATGGCCGCGCACCTGGAGCGCGGGCTGATGCTGGTGACCGCGCTCAACCCGCACATTGGCTACGACAAGGCGGCAGAAATCGCCAAGAAGGCCTACAGCGAAGGCACCACCCTGCGCGAGGCGGCGCTGAGCCTGGGTTACCTGAGCAACGAGCAGTTCGACCAGTGGGTGCGCCCGGAAAAAATGCTCGAACCGGGCGCCAAGGGCTGA
- a CDS encoding BolA family protein: MTMQQKIEHRLQALAPTHLQVLDESHMHSRGQQTHYKAVLVSEQFEGLNSVKRHQKVYATLGELMSEFHALALHTYTPQEWQKIGVAPASPTCAGGSKH, translated from the coding sequence ATGACCATGCAGCAAAAGATCGAGCACCGCCTGCAAGCGCTGGCACCCACGCACTTGCAGGTGCTCGATGAAAGCCACATGCACAGCCGTGGGCAGCAGACCCATTACAAGGCGGTGCTGGTGAGCGAGCAGTTCGAGGGGCTGAACAGCGTCAAGCGTCACCAGAAAGTGTATGCCACCCTCGGTGAGCTGATGAGCGAGTTTCACGCCCTGGCGCTGCACACCTATACGCCGCAGGAATGGCAGAAAATCGGTGTCGCCCCGGCGTCGCCGACCTGCGCCGGTGGCAGCAAGCACTGA
- a CDS encoding DMT family transporter → MHISSGRWVYGLSLSLLTAVLWGILPIKLKQVLQVMDPITVTWFRLLVSGGLLLAWLAASKRLPSFNGLGRKGWGLVLLATCGLVGNYVLYLVGLKLLSPGTAQLVVQMGPVLLLVASVFLFKERFSLGQGMGLVILLLGFGLFFNQRLDELLTSLSVYTTGVLTILLATSIWVFYALSQKQLLTVWNSMQVMMVIYLFCAALLTPWVHPLEALQLSPLQGWLLLACCLNTLVAYGAFAEALAHWEASKVSATLAVTPLITFVAVALAAWFWPDFVHAEQINTLGYIGALVVVLGSALTALGPSIMAGWRARRVRLAR, encoded by the coding sequence ATGCATATTTCTTCCGGACGCTGGGTCTACGGTCTGTCCTTGTCGCTGCTGACCGCCGTGCTCTGGGGCATCCTGCCGATCAAGCTCAAACAGGTGCTGCAGGTGATGGACCCGATCACCGTGACCTGGTTTCGCCTGCTGGTGTCCGGCGGCCTGTTGCTGGCCTGGCTGGCGGCAAGCAAGCGCCTGCCCTCGTTCAATGGCCTCGGGCGCAAGGGCTGGGGCCTGGTGTTGCTGGCTACCTGCGGCCTGGTGGGCAACTATGTGCTGTACCTGGTCGGGCTCAAGCTGCTCAGCCCCGGCACCGCCCAGCTGGTGGTGCAGATGGGCCCGGTGCTGTTGCTGGTGGCCAGCGTGTTCCTGTTCAAGGAACGCTTTAGCCTGGGGCAGGGCATGGGCCTGGTGATCCTGCTGCTGGGCTTTGGCCTGTTCTTCAATCAACGCCTGGATGAGCTGCTCACCTCCCTGAGCGTCTACACCACCGGCGTGCTGACCATCCTCCTGGCGACCTCTATCTGGGTGTTCTATGCCCTGAGCCAGAAGCAGCTGCTGACGGTATGGAACTCGATGCAGGTGATGATGGTGATCTACCTGTTTTGCGCAGCCTTGCTGACCCCTTGGGTGCATCCGTTGGAGGCGCTGCAATTGAGCCCGCTGCAAGGCTGGCTGCTGCTTGCCTGCTGTTTGAACACCCTGGTGGCCTACGGCGCGTTTGCCGAAGCCCTGGCGCACTGGGAAGCCTCCAAGGTCAGTGCGACCCTGGCGGTGACGCCGCTGATCACCTTTGTGGCGGTGGCCCTGGCAGCCTGGTTCTGGCCCGACTTTGTCCACGCCGAGCAGATCAACACCCTGGGCTACATCGGTGCGCTGGTGGTGGTGCTGGGCTCGGCGCTGACCGCCCTGGGCCCCTCGATCATGGCCGGCTGGCGGGCCAGGCGCGTTCGCCTGGCCCGGTGA
- a CDS encoding DUF2059 domain-containing protein, translating to MTRLRALCTAVALVCASGQVLADTASHNASAEKFLMMAHADKLGTPVYMQVQQMFAQRFEQTKAPASKKSVLDSYQAKANAALDQAIGWNKLKPDMVKLYTTTFTESELKDLVAFYQSPLGKKVLEKMPQVTQQSAQLTQQKLESAVPVVNKLLADMTKELDPNAGKAAAPAKK from the coding sequence ATGACCCGTCTTCGCGCCCTCTGCACTGCTGTAGCGCTGGTCTGCGCCAGCGGCCAGGTGCTTGCAGATACCGCCAGCCACAACGCCAGTGCTGAAAAATTCCTCATGATGGCGCATGCCGACAAGCTCGGTACTCCGGTCTACATGCAGGTGCAGCAGATGTTTGCCCAGCGTTTCGAACAGACCAAGGCCCCAGCCTCGAAGAAATCCGTGCTCGACAGCTACCAGGCCAAGGCCAACGCCGCCCTGGACCAGGCCATCGGCTGGAACAAGCTCAAGCCGGACATGGTCAAGCTCTACACCACCACCTTCACTGAAAGCGAACTGAAAGACCTGGTCGCCTTCTACCAGTCGCCTCTGGGCAAGAAAGTCCTCGAGAAGATGCCGCAGGTGACCCAGCAATCGGCGCAGCTGACCCAGCAGAAACTGGAAAGCGCGGTACCGGTGGTCAACAAGCTGCTGGCTGACATGACCAAGGAACTCGACCCGAACGCCGGCAAGGCCGCCGCGCCAGCCAAGAAGTAA